In one Chitinophaga sancti genomic region, the following are encoded:
- a CDS encoding DUF4292 domain-containing protein: protein MMKQTLALLALGIVSTGLFSCRHTRTIAGTSFPVTDTSKHTTLTDSTGNAEANAFNKELLNKLQSNVIAYKTFSAKLKVDYESDTKSPPEVTANIRMTKDSVIWISVSAPIIGEVARAIITPDSLRAVNKMDKKVYLRDMKNAQDLLNIPFDFKTLQDMIVGNPIFLTDSIFQVVKTPAVISFSCESEVFTSLFNVFADDYVLQQSKVMDKDKEKGRSCELTYGEYKTMGGHKFATRRRVFVEAKGVTKINMEFNKVDFDQPVSYPFSVPATYTKE from the coding sequence ATGATGAAGCAAACATTAGCACTTTTAGCATTAGGTATTGTAAGCACGGGATTGTTTTCATGCAGGCATACCCGGACAATAGCCGGTACCTCTTTTCCTGTCACAGATACTTCAAAACATACAACACTAACAGATAGCACGGGCAACGCTGAAGCAAATGCTTTCAATAAAGAGCTGCTTAATAAACTCCAAAGCAATGTCATTGCCTACAAAACATTCTCAGCAAAACTGAAAGTAGATTACGAATCAGATACCAAATCGCCTCCTGAAGTGACTGCCAATATCCGCATGACGAAAGATAGCGTGATCTGGATCTCTGTATCCGCTCCTATCATCGGTGAAGTAGCGCGCGCTATCATCACACCGGATAGTCTCAGGGCAGTGAATAAAATGGATAAAAAAGTATACCTGCGCGATATGAAAAATGCACAGGATCTCCTCAATATTCCATTCGATTTTAAAACATTGCAAGACATGATCGTAGGCAACCCGATCTTCCTGACAGATTCTATCTTCCAGGTAGTAAAGACGCCTGCTGTGATCTCGTTCAGTTGTGAAAGTGAAGTGTTCACAAGCCTGTTCAACGTATTTGCAGATGACTATGTATTGCAGCAAAGCAAGGTAATGGACAAGGATAAAGAGAAAGGACGCTCGTGTGAGTTGACCTACGGAGAATATAAAACCATGGGTGGACATAAGTTTGCAACCCGTCGCCGCGTTTTCGTAGAAGCAAAAGGTGTAACAAAGATCAACATGGAATTCAACAAAGTTGACTTTGACCAGCCTGTTAGCTATCCGTTCTCCGTTCCTGCAACTTATACAAAGGAATAG
- a CDS encoding tetratricopeptide repeat protein — protein sequence MHSALKKNETATQCANRLPDFSHFGGALLFLLMGLGFLSACKSSKPATARNTTIYIKDPTILQQRADSLFFAAERSKILGDYRTAITQFSDYLRLIKTNPTAYYELSRLFIEVRNPGYALGFAKKAAGMDTSNKWFQITLADAFGIAGQFDSASAVYGRLATRYPDNDEYLYNKGMFLTKAEQPEAALAVFNQLEKKVGLVEELVIQKERLLLKLDRVDDAAEEIHKLVNQYPGEVRYYLLLADIYNANDRKDEAIALYKSSLKLDSANPRALIALANYAKKNGDHVQYWNYLTRAFANPDYSIDEKVSYVYPYLQMQGSDTTKLREGLQLAQLVIEAHPEEAKAYALQADMYSQANLLDSALYDYKRAVALDSTRYSVWYQLMWIYSRKEDPANLLKVSNLVAQRFPKEFMGHYFQGVANFLLQNYPASIEALNEALVNGNVDKSMRADVYSLLGDAYHATGQHEDSDSSYDRSLVLKPNDATVLNNYSYYLSLRGEQLNKAESMSRHSLELEPGSVNYMDTYAWVMFRMGRYELAKQWMEKALQTAQGKENPGMLEHYGDILFNLHDVDKALEYWRLAKEKGANSVGLARKIAEKRYILATERE from the coding sequence ATGCACAGCGCCCTTAAAAAGAATGAAACTGCCACACAATGTGCAAACCGCCTGCCAGACTTTAGTCATTTTGGCGGCGCGTTGTTGTTTTTGCTGATGGGGCTGGGCTTCTTAAGTGCCTGTAAAAGTAGTAAACCTGCTACGGCAAGGAATACTACTATATATATCAAAGATCCTACGATCTTACAGCAGCGTGCAGACAGCCTGTTTTTTGCTGCCGAGCGCTCCAAGATCCTGGGCGATTACCGCACCGCTATCACCCAGTTCTCCGACTACCTGCGCCTCATCAAGACCAATCCCACCGCTTATTACGAGCTGTCAAGACTATTCATCGAGGTTCGCAATCCCGGTTATGCACTGGGGTTTGCTAAGAAAGCGGCAGGCATGGATACCTCCAATAAATGGTTCCAGATAACCCTGGCCGATGCCTTTGGTATAGCAGGGCAGTTCGACAGCGCATCTGCCGTATACGGTAGGCTGGCTACCCGCTATCCTGACAATGATGAATATCTCTATAATAAAGGGATGTTCCTTACCAAAGCAGAGCAACCTGAAGCTGCCCTGGCAGTCTTCAATCAACTGGAAAAGAAAGTAGGCCTTGTCGAAGAACTGGTTATCCAGAAAGAAAGGTTGCTGCTCAAACTGGATAGGGTAGACGATGCGGCAGAAGAAATTCACAAACTGGTTAACCAATACCCCGGCGAAGTAAGATATTACCTGCTGCTGGCGGATATTTATAACGCCAATGACCGGAAAGATGAGGCCATTGCACTGTACAAAAGCAGCCTTAAACTGGACTCCGCAAACCCCAGAGCACTGATCGCCCTGGCTAATTACGCAAAGAAGAACGGGGATCACGTCCAATACTGGAATTACCTCACCCGTGCTTTTGCCAACCCGGACTACAGCATTGACGAGAAAGTTTCATACGTATACCCATACTTGCAAATGCAGGGTTCAGATACCACCAAACTACGTGAAGGACTACAACTTGCCCAGCTGGTAATAGAAGCACACCCCGAAGAGGCCAAAGCTTATGCACTGCAGGCAGATATGTACTCCCAGGCAAATTTGCTGGATAGTGCACTGTATGATTACAAAAGAGCTGTGGCACTCGATTCCACACGCTACAGTGTATGGTACCAGCTGATGTGGATCTATAGCCGCAAGGAAGATCCGGCTAACTTATTGAAAGTGAGTAATCTGGTCGCCCAGCGCTTCCCGAAGGAATTTATGGGGCACTATTTTCAGGGGGTGGCTAACTTTTTGCTACAAAATTATCCGGCATCCATTGAAGCACTCAATGAGGCACTGGTAAATGGTAATGTAGACAAGAGTATGAGGGCTGATGTATATTCCCTGCTGGGAGATGCATATCACGCCACAGGGCAGCACGAAGATTCAGACAGTAGTTATGACCGCTCGCTGGTGCTGAAACCGAATGATGCCACCGTATTGAACAACTATAGCTATTACCTGTCACTGAGAGGTGAGCAACTGAACAAGGCAGAATCAATGTCCCGCCATTCGCTGGAACTGGAGCCGGGAAGTGTCAACTACATGGATACATATGCCTGGGTAATGTTCAGAATGGGCAGGTACGAACTGGCAAAACAATGGATGGAGAAAGCACTGCAAACAGCACAGGGGAAAGAAAATCCAGGTATGCTGGAGCACTATGGCGATATACTTTTTAACCTCCACGATGTGGACAAAGCCCTGGAATACTGGCGCCTGGCAAAGGAAAAAGGCGCAAACTCTGTAGGCCTTGCCCGTAAAATAGCAGAGAAGCGGTACATACTGGCAACAGAACGTGAATAA